The following are encoded in a window of Amaranthus tricolor cultivar Red isolate AtriRed21 chromosome 2, ASM2621246v1, whole genome shotgun sequence genomic DNA:
- the LOC130806073 gene encoding WRKY transcription factor 1-like, protein MVTNEENALIVAPSDKLPQSLSPDSSIHTSSADREANASIVLEKPAEDGYNWRKYGQKNVKGNEYIRNYYKCTHPNCQAKKQVERSQDGRITDIIKLGNHDHAKPHSDSQAAVPSPLSVKVPERSPLAVDEDKPPVVHTPATDHGEKMDVGEQALAVRTDDTTPASLTPSSHARDDTSEILTPKRRKRALDGADSTTEKPNNDSRLVVHTVSEVDIVNDGFRWRKYGQKMVKGNPNPRSYYRCSTTGCPVKKHVERASHDPKIVITTYEGQHDHSMPPIRTIVPQPAAAATGGTEPNGMSKSKSDESDPEKGDSVDPTKDEKKLAIVMKSGDPINVSTEQEANHEAEIPVQETNLEAEKPVQETDLGAEKPLQEANLGAEKPEQETDLGAEKPVQETNHGAEKPEQETDCKAEKTDHVTQTAEEIVVAVPLDMKPESASTEVKRPDSIVVDNSRAETKSNGLQRANPEAVNC, encoded by the exons ATGGTTACGAATGAGGAAAATGCGTTGATTGTGGCTCCTTCAGATAAATTGCCGCAGAGTCTAAGTCCCGATTCATCAATACATACATCTAGCGCTGATCGAGAAGCAAACGCTTCTATTGTCCTTGAAAAACCCGCCGAAGATGGATATAATTGGAGAAAGTACGGGCAGAAAAATGTCAAAGGGAATGAATATATAAGAAATTACTACAAATGTACGCATCCGAATTGCCAAGCAAAGAAACAAGTGGAGCGCTCCCAGGATGGGCGTATAACGGATATTATTAAGCTGGGAAATCATGATCATGCTAAACCACACTCCGATTCTCAAGCAGCTGTTCCCTCTCCTCTGTCGGTTAAAGTACCGGAGCGCTCCCCATTGGCTGTTGATGAAG ATAAACCACCCGTTGTGCACACCCCTGCTACTGATCATGGTGAGAAAATGGATGTCGGTGAGCAAGCATTAGCAGTGAGAACCGATGATACTACACCTGCATCTCTCACACCATCAAGTCACGCAAGGGATGATACAAGTGAAATCTTGACCCCAAAGAGACG GAAGAGAGCCTTGGATGGTGCTGATAGCACAACAGAGAAGCCAAACAATGATTCACGACTTGTTGTCCATACGGTTAGTGAGGTTGATATTGTCAATGATGGGTTCAGGTGGCGAAAGTACGGACAAAAAATGGTGAAAGGCAACCCAAACCCAAG GAGTTACTACAGGTGCTCAACTACAGGCTGCCCGGTAAAGAAACACGTTGAAAGAGCCTCTCACGATCCAAAAATAGTAATCACTACGTACGAGGGTCAACATGATCATAGCATGCCTCCTATTAGGACTATTGTTCCCCAGCCTGCCGCAGCTGCTACAGGTGGGACGGAGCCAAACGGGATGAGTAAATCCAAATCAGACGAAAGTGATCCAGAAAAAGGCGATTCTGTTGATCCTACTAAAGACGAAAAAAAGCTAGCAATCGTGATGAAGAGCGGGGATCCTATTAATGTATCCACTGAGCAAGAAGCCAATCACGAAGCTGAAATACCCGTGCAAGAAACCAATCTCGAAGCTGAAAAACCCGTGCAAGAAACCGATCTCGGAGCTGAAAAACCCCTGCAAGAAGCCAATCTCGGAGCTGAGAAACCCGAGCAAGAAACCGATCTCGGAGCTGAAAAACCCGTGCAAGAAACTAATCATGGAGCTGAGAAACCCGAGCAAGAAACTGATTGCAAAGCTGAGAAAACAGATCATGTTACCCAAACTGCAGAAGAGATCGTTGTGGCAGTTCCGCTTGATATGAAGCCCGAAAGCGCATCAACTGAGGTAAAAAGACCCGATTCTATTGTCGTTGATAATTCTCGTGCTGAAACAAAATCGAACGGACTACAACGTGCAAATCCCGAAGCTGTCAACTGCTGA